GTCTGCCCTCTCCTTGCTGATCTCCGGGTAGCGGTCGTGGACGTTCTCCGCCGTCTGCCCCATCACCAGGGCCGACGGGTCGACGAGCTTCTCCGCGATGATCCGCGGGTTGGGGTCGACGGCCTCGCCCATCGGGTGCCGCGTCATGTGCTCGACGCCGCCGGCGAGCGCGACGTCGTACGCCCCCACCGCGATGCCAGACGCGACGGTGGTGACCGCCGTCATCGCGCCCGCGCACATCCGGTCGACGGCGAAGCCGGGCACGGACTTCGGCAGGCCGGAGAGCAGGGCGGCGGTGCGCCCGATCGTGAGGCCCTGGTCGCCGATCTGGGTGGTGGCCGCGATCGCGACGTCGTCGACCCGCTCGGGCGGCAGCCCGGGGTTGCGGCGCAGCAGCTCGCGCAGGCAGCGGATGACGAGGTCGTCGGCGCGCGTCTCGGTGTACGCGCCCTTGGCCTTGCCGAACGGCGTGCGGACGCCGTCGACGAACACGACCTCGCGCAGGGTGCGTGGCGCGCGGGGCTCTGCGGACTTGTCGGGCACTGGTTCCTCCGGGTCAGAGGCGGTGGACGAGCCCATGCTACTCACGAGTAACAAAGGTCCGCCAGGAACCCCGCCGACGAGTGCGGGAGGAGCCTCAGTGCTCGGCGGAGGCGGGCTCGGCCGGGCCGGTGGACGCGCTCGACGTGCCGGCGCGCGGCTTGCGGCTCGGCCAGAAGAACGCGATCACGGTGGGCACGAAGTAGGCCACCCACATCACGGCCTCGAGCACCGTCGGCGTCGGGGAGAAGTTGAGCGTGCCCTTGAGCAGGATGCCGTACCAGCTTGCCGGGGAGATGACGCCGCTGACGTCGAATGCGAGCAGGGAGAGGCCCGGCAGGATGTTCGCCTCCTGCAGGTCGTGCCAGCCGTACGCGAACACGCCCGCCGCGACCACGATGAGGAACGCGCCGGTCCAGGTGAAGAACCTGGCCAGGTTGATCTTCACCGCGCGCCGGTAGAGCAGGTACGCGAGCGCGACCGCGGTGAGCAGGCCGAGCACCGCACCGACGATCGGGATCAGGGTCGAGCCCGAGTTGAGGATGTTCGTCCAGAGGAACAGGGCCGTCTCCAGACCCTCGCGGCCGACGCACACGAACGCGACGACCGCGATGGCGGTGGGCCCGAGTTGAAGCGCCCGGTCGAGCCGTCCCTCGATGTCGGCCTTGAGGCGGCGTGCGGTGCGCCGCATCCAGAAGATCATCCAGGTGACGAGCCCGACGGCGAGGAGCGACAGGAACCCGCCGAACGCCTCCTGCAGCTGGAACGTCAGCTGCGAGGCCGTGAACGTGAGGACGCCGCCGAACGCGAGCGCGAGCGCCACCGCGGCGCCGATGCCGAGTGCGACCGGTCGCAGGCCGGCGCGGTTGTCGGTCTTGACCAGGTACGCGACGAGGATGCTGACGACGAGCGAGGCTTCGAGCCCTTCGCGCAGCCCGATGAGGTAGTTGCCGAGCACGATGGGTCCTCGAATCACGGTGGCGGAGTGGACTTAGGTAAGGCTAAGCACACTCATCGTGCCTCCGCAACGCGGGTCGGGCGCGGCCGCCTCGTCGGCAGGCCCCTGGCCCGGCGGTGGAGCAGCGCACCGCCGACGAACGCGGCCGGCGTCGTGGCGAAGGCGAGCCAGTCGAACGAGGTGAACGAGAGGACGACGTCGAGGAGGAAGTACATCCCGCCGAGGCCGAACAGGTAGGCGCGGTCGTACCAGCAGGACCGCCACTGCGCCCTGAACCCGGTGATCCCGTAGTGGCCGAGCGGGATCGTCCAGAAGAGCCAGCAGAACAGGAACCCGCTGAGGAAGAACTCGAACAGGAACACGAACGGTTTCGCGACCGGCAGCATGCCGACGACGAAGACGGGCAGCCACAGCAGGAGCGAGACGCCGAGCAGCAGGGCGGTCCGCGCGGTCGCGGCGAGGACGGCGGAGCCGTACGGCTGCCGCGCCGCGCCGGGACCCTCGCCGAGACGTCGCTCGATCCGGCGCACGGTGAGCACGTAGCCGAACGCGCCGACGACGACGCTGAACGGCAGCAGCACGTCGCGGACCAGTCCGCGGACCGACCGGGTGGCCCACCATGCGACGCCCCGCCTGGTGAGGTCCCTGACCTGGTCCGGCCAGTCCGCCATGAAGCCGGTCAGCCAGACGACGAGCGGGTCGACGAGGTGGTAGAGCAGCGTGACGACGCCGAAGTAGACGCCCAGGCCCACGACGACCGGGGCGAGGACGAGGAGCCACAGCATCGGGCTGACCACGAGCCGCGCGAGGCCGAGCCAGTACGCGCCGAGACCGAGCGCGAAGCGGTGCAGTGCACCGGTCGTGCGCGCGGCGGCGGCGCGCACGCCCACGGGGATCTGCGGAACGGCCGGCGGGTAGGGAGGGTACGGAGGCGCGGCCGGCGGGGCGAAGCCCGCGGTCAGGTACCCGGCGGCGGGAGGAGCGGGCGGCTGGCCGTACGGTACCGGCTGGCCGTACGGCGCCTGCTGGCCGTACGGCGCCTGCTGGCCGACCGGCGCCTGACCGTAGGGCGGCGGGGTCGGCGGACCCGGGGGATCGGCGTGGGGCGGCCCGGGCATGGCCATGATCCTAGTGCCGCGTCAGGTCAGGGCGTGCGCGATGTCCGCGGCAGTGAGGTCGATCTGCCACTCGCGTGCCCCTTCGGCGCGAAGGGCGGCGGCGACGGCGTCGTGGTCGGTGCGCGACGGCGGCTGCCAGGCGAGCTGGCGTACGGCGGCCGGCGGCAGGAGGTTCTCCTGCGGCAGGTTGTGCTGCTCGGCGAGGGTGGTGACCACGCCCCGCACCGCCGTGAGCCGCGCGGCGGCCTCGGGCTGCTTGCTGCCCCAGCGCTTGGTGGGAGGCGGCTCGTCGGCGGCGTGCTGCCGGCGGCGCGGCAGGTCGCGGTCGGGCAGGGCGAGCCCTTCGGCGATCGGCCGGTGCCAGGCCTGGACCGACGCCGCGATCTTGCGGTTGCCGAACCCGGGGACGCGACGCAGCTCGTCGACCGTGGCGGGGGCGGCGAGCGCGGCGGCCACGATGAGGTCGTCGGAGAGCACCCGGCCGGGAGCCAGGTCACGCGTCCGGGCGAGCTCCTCGCGGGTGAGCCACATCGCCCTGATGATCGCGAGGGCACGCGCGTCACGGACCTTGTGGATCCCCGACGTGCGCCGCCAGGCGTCGGGACGCTCGGTACGCGGCGGCGCGGCGAGCAGGGCGGCGAACTCCTCGCGGGCCCAGGCGAGCTTGCCGGCCTCCTCGAGCTCGTCCTCGAGGTGGTCACGCAGCTCGACGAGCAGCTCGACGTCGAGCGCCGCGTACGCCAGCCACTCCCGCGGCAGCGGCCGGGTGGACCAGTCGGCGCTGGCGTGGCCCTTCTCGAGGGTGTAGCCGAGCAAGGCCTCGACGAGGGTGCCGAGCGCGACCCGCGGGTAGCCGAGCAGGCGCCCGGCGAGCTCGGTGTCGAACAGGCGCGGCGGGGTGAGCCCCACCCCCGCGAGACAGGAGAGGTCCTGGATCGCGGCGTGGATCACCCACTCGTCCTCGGCGAAGGTCTCCGTCACCACGCCGAGGTCGGGCAGCGTGACGGGGTCGATGAGCAGCGTGCCGACGTCGGGTCGCCGCAGCTGGATGAGGTAGGCGCGCTGGCCGTAGCGGTAGCCCGACGCGCGCTCGGCGTCGAACGCGACCGGGCCGCGCGCCGCGGCGAAGCGGTCGAGCGCCGCGTGCAGGTCGGCCGGGCGCTCGATGACCGTCGGGATGCCGTCTCGTGGTTCCAACAGGCGCACCGTGTCGTGCGCCGCGTCGGTGGCGTCGGGTGCCACCGCGTGGTCGGGAACCGCCTGGGACATGACCTCCACCGTATGTCGCCGACCGGTCACCGGTCCCGCAGACGCGCCGGAAAGCGGTCGCACAGGTGTCGCGAACGGCCTCGTATGCTCGGCCTGGTGGCGAATGTCCTGGTGATCGAACACGAACAGGGGGCCGGGCTGTGCTCGTTCGAGCCGTGGTTCCGCTCCGCCGGCCTCGAACCCGACGTCGTCCGCCCGTACGCCGGTGACGAGGTCCCGTCCGCCCCCGCGCACGACGCACTCGTCGTCCTCGGTGGCCGGATGGGTGCGAACGACGACGCGGAGTTCCCGTGGCTGGCCGGCGCCAAGCGGCTGCTGCGGTCATACGTCGAACGCTCCGCGCCGTGCCTGGGGATCTGCCTGGGCCACCAGCTGCTCGCCGTCGCCGCGGGCGGCGAGGTCAGGCGGAGCCCTGCCGGCACCCAGATCGGGCTGCGTGAGGTCGGCCTGCTGCCCGCCGCCGCCGGCGACGAGCTCCTCGGCGGGTTCGCGGCGGGGGTCAGGTCGGTGCACTGGAACGCCGACGTGGTCACCCGGCTGCCCGAGGGTGCCGAGCCGCTCGCCAGGAGCGCCGACGGCTACCCGCAGGCGTACCGGCTGGGGCGTGCCGCGTGGGGGGTGCAGTTCCATCCCGAGGTCGACGTCGGCGGGTTCGCAGGATGGGCAGCCGGCGAGGGCGCTGCGCAGAGCAGGCGGGGGATCGACGTGCCGGCCGCCGTCTCGGCCGTACGGGCCGCCGACGACGAGCTGGCCCACACCTGGCGCCGGCTGGCCGTGCGGTTCGCCCGGCTGGCGGCGACCGTCACGCGGTACTGACGGCGGTCTTGGCGACAGTGCCGACTGCCTCCGGCGGTCTTGCGACAGCGGTGAGCGGCGCCGTCAGCGGGAGCGGCCGGGCAGGATCGCGACGTCGGGCGGCACCGGCGGCAGCCCGCCGGCCTGGCAGAGCAGGTCGGCCCACGCGCTGAGGTGGTGACCGAGCTCGGTGTCGTGCGGGGTCCAGGACACCCGGATCTCGACCTTGGCGGTCGGCGGGCGGTCGAGACCGAAGGACTCCTCGGCCAGCCTCGTGACGGTGCCGCTGGCGTTGCCGTAGGGCGCCTGCCACGCGTCGAGCGCGTCGATGAGCCAGCTCCAGCCGACCGCGGGCAGGAGTGGGTCGGCGGCGGCCTCTGGCTCGATATCGGCCTGGACGAGGGAGACCACCCGGAACGTGCCGTCCCAGGCGTCGGGGGCGTCCGGGTCGTGGAGGAGCACGAACCGTCCGGTCGCGAGCTCCTCGTCGCCGGCGACGACCACGTCGGCCGACATGGCGACCGCGTAGGGAGCGAGCCGGCGTGGCGCCGGTGTCTCGTCCAGCTGGATCTCCGGACGCAACGACGCCGCCCGCAGGCTGGTGATGGCGCGGCGGAACTCCACGGGAGTCCCGTCCGTGTCCCCGAACACGGTCATGCGTGCAGCGTAGGACGAACTCGTCGAGTTGCGCCGGTCCGGCGCGCCGAAAGGGGTCACGCGGCGTGCGGAGCCCGGTGGGAGGCGTCGTGGCCTCGGCGACTCGGGGCGACCCCGGTGAACAGCACCGTCCCGCACAGCGTGCAGGCCAGGTCAGGGCACTCCTCGTGGCCGTCGGGGCAGGGTGGCTGCTCGAACGCGACGACCGCCACGCACGAGGGGCAGTAACGCTCGGGCTGGGTCATGAGCCGTCCTCCAGAGTGAGCATCGCAGCGGTTCGGAGCGCCGCGTAGGACCACCTGCCCGCCGAGCGAGGAGCGGAGCGGCGGAGGGCGGTGGGCAAGCGCTGGGTCATGAGCGGTCCTCCGTCTGCCCCCGGCTGCGAACTCGTGTGCTGCTGTCTCCGACGGTGGCAGACGACGGCCGGTCGGGGCGTGAGGCGCCCCGGCGTGTCGCGGGCGCCGCGCGGTGTGCCAGCATCACGGCGGTGACCGATCAACTCGCCGACGCCCCCTTCCTGCGCGTGTGCCGGGGCGAGCCCGTCCCGTACACCCCCGTGTGGTTCATGCGCCAGGCCGGCCGCGCGCTGCCCGAGTACCGGCGGGCCAGGGAGGGCGTGCCGATGCTCGAGGCCTGCCGCCGGCCCGAGCTGGTGGCCGAGCTGACGCTCCAGCCGGTGCGCAGGTACGGCGTCGACGCGGCGGTCCTGTTCAGCGACATCGTCGTGCCGCTCCACGCGGCGGGCGTCGACGTCGACCTGCGTCCCGGCGTCGGTCCCGTCGTCGACACCCCGGTGCGGTCGGCCGCCGACGTCGCGGCGCTGCCCGAGCTCGACCCGTCCGCGGTCTCGTTCGTCGGCGAGGCCGTCGGGCTGCTCGTCGAGCGGCTCGGCGCCACGCCGCTGCTGGGGTTCGCTGGCGCGCCGTTCACGCTCGCGTCGTACCTCGTGGAGGGCGGTCCTTCGCGGCACTTCGAGCGGACCCGGGCGCTGATGTACGGCGACCCCGACACCTGGCACGCGCTGCTCGACCGGATCGCGGGGATCACCAGCGCGTTCCTCGACGCGCAGGTCCGCGCCGGGGCGTCCGCCGTCCAGCTGTTCGACTCCTGGGCCGGCGTCCTCGCGCAGGAGGACTACCGCACGTTCGTACTGCCGCACACGCGTGCCGTCTTCGCGGCCCTGCCCGCTGAGCTGCCGAAGGTCCACTTCGGGGTCGGCACCGGCGAGCTGCTCGGTGACCTGGCCGATGCCGGGGCCGGGGTGGTCGGCGTCGACTGGCGCGTACGGCTCGACGACGCGGCCGCGCGGGTCGGCCCCGGTGTCGTGCTGCAGGGCAACCTCGACCCGGCCGCGTGCCTCGGCCCCTGGGAGCTCGTCGCCGACCGGGCACGTGACGTGCTGAGGTACGGCGGCACCGCCGACGGCCACGTGTTCAACCTCGGCCACGGCGTCATGCCGTCGACCGACCCCGACATCCTCACCCGGCTGGTCGACCTGGTGCACACGGAGTCGGCAACGACGGGGTAGACCATGACCGACGACATCCGCATGAGCCAGGTCAGCCGCGTGGTCGCGGCTCCCGTCGGTCGAGTGTTCGCCTTCCTCGCGAACGTCGACAACCATCCGCTGCTCGACACCAGCGGAATGGTTCGTGGGTCGGTGGACCACCTCACTGTGTCGGAGGTGGGATCGGTGTTCGTGATGAACATGCACAACGACTTCAAGGGCGACCATCAGGTCGAGAACCACGTCGTCGTCTACGAACCCGACCGTGCCCTTGGCTGGGCACCGGCCGAGCCGGGCCACGAGCCCGCCGGGCACACCTACGTGTGGCGCCTGGAACCCGATGGTGAGCACCGCACCGTGGTCAGCCAGACGTACGACTGGTCCTCCTTCACCCACCTCGACATGCTGGCCCACATGCCGGTGGTGAATCGTGCGCAGCTCCAGCGGTCCCTGGACCAGCTCGCGGACGCCGTCGACGACCAGGACGGCCCTGGCCGCCCCACGCCCGCCGGATAGTGCTCGCCACTGACGGCCGTCTCGTGCCGCCTACCCCTGTCGGGGTCCCCGGTCGTGGTCCCGGCCCTCGCTGGGGTCCCCGGTCGTGGTGTCCACCCCAGCCGGGGACCCCAGCGGGGGTGCTGGCCCCTGCCGGGGTCCAGCGGTGCATCGCGATTCGGGGGTTCCCCTCACCTGCAGCAGGTGGGAACCCCCGAATCACGGTGGGATCACGGAAACGACGCACTCAACATGATCATTCGGAGAGGGGCCGGGGCTACGCGTCGGCCGGTTCCTCCACCGGGGTCGAGGGCTTGCGGGAGCGCCGGAGGCGGCGCACGACGGCGTACGTGACGACCCCGAGCGGGACGACGATGAGCAGGAACGGGACGAACGCGCCGACGACGGTGAGCGCTCCGGTCACGAACACCGCCAGGCCGTGCCAGCCGGCGCGCAGCCCGGGCAGGAAGCCGGCCTCGTCGGGATCCGGCGCGTGCTTCGGTCCGACCAGCTCGAGGGTGATCGTGGCGTGGCTGACCTGCTTGGCGAGGACGCGCTGGCGTGCCTGCAACGACTCGAGCTCGGCCTGGCGCTGACTGATCTCCCTCTCGACGGCGAGCACCTCGGTGAGGTCCTCCGCCTTGCCCATCTGGGAGCGGAGCCGCGAGAGGGAGGCGTTCGCCGACTTCACCCGGGCGTCGACGTCGGCGACGGCCTCGGTGACGTTGTCGACCTGCTGTGACGAGCTGGTCTTCGTGCCGAGCTTGGTGAGCCGGCCGAGCACCCGGCGGTACTCGTCGCTCGGCACGCGGAACCGGCTCGTCACGGTGCGCGCCTCGGGCCGTTCGCCGTACTCCTGCTGGTTCTCCACGTAGCCGCCGGCCTGCGTGACGATCCGGTCGGCCTCGGCGCTCTTGTCGGCCACGTTCTTCACCCGCACCTCGAGCCTCGCGGTGTAGGTGAGGAGCTGGTCGTCCACCGGCGCCTGCTTCGAGGCACCGCCCTCGTCCTTGCCCGACCCGCCCTCTTCCCTGCTCGACCCGCCCTGCGTCTGGCCGGGCACCGCGGTGTCGGCAGGCTCGGCCGCACGGGACTCCGCCCGGTCACCGCTCGGGCCGCTCATGGCGTCGCCCGCACTGCATGCGGTGGCGGCGGCCACGCACGCGAGCGTGATCGCCACCGCGGAGTAGAGGCGCCGCCTGCGCGGCGCGGTCCGATGGGTCACCGTGTGCCTCCTCGATCGTCCGATGTCCCCCTACACGCCTCACCCGGCTGGAGGGATGCCTCCGGGATGTGACCGACGCCGTTCCGTTACCCGCCGCGCGGTCTGAGAGCCTTTCGGTCATGTCCAGTGGTCCCGACCCGTCAGGTCGTCGGCACGTCGTGGTCGTCGGCGGGGGAGTCGCGGGGCTCACCGCGGCGTGGGAGCTGACCCGCCGCGACGAGAACGTCCGGGTCACCCTCCTCGAGGCCTCGCCCAGGGTCGGCGGCAAGCTCCAGGTGTCCGAGGTCGCCGGCGTGCCCGTCGACGAGGGTGCCGAGGCGATGCTCGCCCGGCGTCCTGAGGGCGTCGAGCTCGTCTGCGCGCTGGGTCTCGGCGACGAGCTCGTGGAGCCCGGGACCACGAGAGCCGCGATCTGGACGGACACGCTGCGACCGATGCCCACGGGGCACGTCATGGGCGTCCCCGCCGACCTCGACGCGCTGGCGTCGTCGGGCCTCCTCGCGCCCGCGGAGGTCGACCGGGTACGCGAGGACGAACGCCTGCCGGCGACTCCGGTGATCGAGGACGTGTCCGTCGGCCGGTATGTCGGGGAGCGGATGGGTCGCGCGATCGTGGACCGTCTCGTCGAGCCGCTGCTCGGCGGCGTGTACGCGGGCCGCGCCGACGTGCTCTCGCTGCACGCCACCGTCCCGCAGCTCGTGCCGTACCTGCGTGACAACGGCTCGCTGGTCGCGGCCGCACGTGCGGTGACCGCGGGTGCACCACGGACGTCCGCACCGGTGTTCGCGAGCCTGCGGGGCGGGCTCGGCCGGTTGCCCACGGCGCTCGCGTCGCGGTGCGGCGCGGAGATCAGGACGTCCGCGACCGTCAGGGAGCTGCGCCTGCTGCAGGGCGGCTGGTCGCTCACGGTCGGGTCGCCCAGGTCGCCGGAGCAGGTGACCGCGGACGCCGTCGTGCTCGCGCTGCCGGCGCGTCCCGCATCGCGGCTGCTCGCAGTCGAGAGTCCGTACGCGGCGGCGGATCTCGCGATGATCGAGTACGCGAGCACGGCGCTGGTGACCCTCGCCTTCCCCGCGGGAGCGTTCCCCGAACCGCCTGTGGGCAGCGGATTCCTCGTCCCCGCGTCGCGGGGCCGGCTGACGAAGGCCGCGACGTTCGTCACGACGAAGTGGCCGTACCTCGCCGGCGCCGGCATCGTCGTCGTCCGGTGCTCGGTCGGTCGCCACGGCGAGGAACGTTCGCTGCAGGTCGACGACGACACGCTGGCTGCCGCGGTCTCCGCCGAGCTCGCCGAGGCGGTGGGCGTCACCGGCCCGCCGATCGAGACCCGGGTGACGCGATGGGGCGGGGCCCTGCCGCAGTACGCCGTCGGGCACCTCGACCTGGTGTCGCGCATCACCGCCGCCGTCGACCGACTCCCCGGTCTCGCGGTGTGCGGCGCGGCGTACCAGGGTGTCGGCATCCCCGCGTGCGTGGCGAGCGCGCGGCAGGCGGTCGACCGGGTGTCGGCCGCTCTGGCCGACACGTGAGAATGGCCGCGTGACGAATGATGGCAAGCAGGCACGCGAGCTCAACGAGGTCGTCCGCTACACGATGTGGTCCGTCTTCCGTGTGACGTCCCCGATCGACGGCCACGGCGACCGGCAGCGTGTGTCCGGGGAGGTCGAGCAACTGCTGGCGTCCGCCGAGGCGGACGGCGTGACGACCCGCGGCACGTACGACGTCAGCGGCTTCCGCGCCGACGCCGACGTGATGTTCTGGTGGATCGCCGAGCAGCCGGAGAGCCTGCAGGACGTCTACGCGCGGTTCCGCCGCACGCAGCTCGGGCGCTCGTGCGAGGCGATGTTCTCCGCGGTCGCGCTGCACCGGCCGGCGGAGTTCAACAAGAGCCACATCCCGGCGTTCCTCGCCGAGGAGGAGCCGCGCACGTACATCTGCGTCTACCCGTTCGTGCGGACGCTCGAGTGGTACCTGCTCGACCCGCTCGAGCGGCGGGCGATGCTGGCCGAGCACGGCAAGATGGCGCGCGAGTACCCCGACGTCAGGTCCAACACGGTCGCGTCGTTCGCGCTCGGTGACTACGAGTGGATGCTGGCGTTCGAGGCCGACGAGCTGCACCGGCTGACCGACCTGATGCGCCACCTCCGCGGCGCCCAGGCCCGCCTGCACACGCGCATCGAGGTGCCGTTCTACACGGGCACCCGGCGTCCGGTCGCCGACATCGTCGCGTCGTTGCCCTGACTCAGGGCCGCACGCGGACGACCTGCGGGTCGTGGTCGCTCAGCTGGTCGGCGAACTCGGCGTTGACGTGCACCACGTCGTATCTGTACCCGCGCTTCGCGAGGCCGCGGCTGAGCAGGATGTGGTCGAGCACCTCGGAGTTGCCCTGGTAGTCGTACGTGTATTGGTCCCGCAGCGGCAGTGCCCGCGGCAGGTCGACCAGCCCGGTGCGCGAGGTCAGCGTGCGCAGGGGCGGTGACCACGGGAAGTCGTTGAAGTCACCCGCGGCGACGACCGCGGCGTCCCTGTCGGCGCGCTGCAGCGTGTCGACGAACGCCGCGACGGCATTCGCCTGTCCGACGCGCTGCGCCTCGCTGGTGAGCGAGGGCGGTTGGAACCGTCCCATCAGCGGCTGGTCTCCGCCCTTGCTGTTCCAGTGGTTGGCGATGACGAAGACGTCGTCTCCGCGCCAGGTGAACTGGCCGACGAGCGGCTTGCGGCTCTCCTCGAACGCGGGGTCGGCCGGGTCGATGCGCCCGGGGTTGACCGTGAGCCTCGGCCGCCCGTGCCTGGTGGTGACGCCGACCGGGGTCGTGGCGTCGCCGCGCGGGGCGTCGACGAAGCCGATGCCGCGGTCGGTGCGGTAGAGGAACCCGACCCTGATGTTGCCGCCCGGCTGGCCGCCGTCGACGTTGTCCTCGGGGTCGACGGACTCCCACCGGTACGCCGGTCCGCCGGCGGCGGTGATCGCGGCCGTGAGCTTCTCGATCGTCTGCCCGGCGGTGACGGTGCCGTCATCGGTCGGCCCGGAGTCGTCCTGCACCTCCTCGACGGTGAGGATGTCGGGAGCGCGCAGGTTGCGGACGATGGTCTCGGCCAGGCCGGTGAACTTCTCCGCCGGGCTGCTCGGCGCAAGGTTCTCGACGTTGAACGCGCCGACCGACAGCTCGCTCCGGTGCTGTCGCGAGGTCACCTCGCGCTGGATGCCGCCGTCGCGCACCGCCGGCGTCGCGTCGATCTCCAGCGAGTAGTTGCCGAAGTTGTAGTCGAGCACGCCGGTGACCGCGCCGCGCAGGGTGTCGCCGACGTTCGCCGTCGGCACGTCCGCGAACGCGCCGCGCAGGACGAGCCGCTCGGGATTGCCGTCGCGTTCGGTCTGGACCACGCCGCCGCTCGCGCTGCGCGGCGACGCGCCGCGGACGACGACGGGAAGCTCACCGAAGCTGTTCGTCGGGCCGACGGCGACGGGGTCGTCGAGACGCAGCCGCATGCCCTCGAGCGACTCCCAGAAGTCGAGCCCGTGCCGGCGCGGGTCGTACACTCCCGACGCCTCGACGTCGCCGTCCACCCCCGAGGTGATCACGCGCGACGGAGGCACCCGTCCGCCCCGGCCGATCTCGGTCGCGGCCGGCAGGTCATTGCCCGACGAGGCGACGGTGACCGCGTCGGGCGTGGTCGAGATCTCGGTCGTCGTCAGGTTGGTCGGCTCGTTGCCCGGGCGGTACTCGGTGACCTCGCCGGACACGGTGACGGTGTCGCCGACCGAGACCCCGGGCGCAGACCTGGTGTAGACGAGCAGGCCCTCCGCGGTCGCCCGGTCGCGGTCCGGCTCCGGGTCCTGCATGAAGAACTGGTTCGAGGCGACGGCGGTCACGACGCCCGCCACGTCCGCGACGTCCTCGCCGGCGAGCGGCGACACGTGCGCCCTGCCCTGGACGTCGCGGATCCGCGTGGTGGCGTCCGCATGCGCGGGAACGGCGGTGAGGGTGAGGCCGGCCGCGACGAGGGCGGCTGACGCGAGAGCGACTGGGCGGCGCATGGGTTCCTCCGTTGCTAGGCCGCGGACAGTCCTACCAGCAGAGAAGGCCCGCGCCTAGCCGTACGTACCCAACGCGAGGTGAACAGGCCCGGTCGTGACGCGCCGCGACTCTCGCCTCACTCGGCCTCGTTTTCCCAGTTCAGCGGGTTCTTCTTGCTGGGCTGCACGCGGGGCGGCTCGCCGGGCATCTTCGGGGTGTCGCACGCCTAATCGGCATGCTCACCTGCATAAACGCTGGTCGGAGCTGAGCGGCTCCCGCCAGGTTATCCGGCGAGGTGAAGCGCCCAATCCGTAAGCGGTCCCGAGTAGGTGCGTTACCACCCGCCCGGGACCTCGGCACCGACCGACAGGGGTCAGCACCGTGAACAGCAACCTACCGAACTACAGCCTGGAGAAGTCCGGGGACTACGACAGCACCGGCTCCTACCGCGTCAACATCCTCACCGACGTCGACGGGCTCGTCGAGCGCCAGCTGGCCGGCTACGTCCGGCCCATCCTCCGTGGCTTCGGCCGCGCCCGGCAGTGGCAGGCGATTGTCGACGGCGTCCCCATCGGCCAGCGGATGCGCACCCGGCAGCTCGCCGCCGCTGTCCTCATCGAACAGTGGAAGAGAGACCACTCGTGACCGACACGTACCGGTTCAGCGCGCCTGACGACTACGACGCGTACCTGGAGCGCTTGGAACGCGGGTTCGACGCCTACTACAACCATGGCGGCGACCGTGATGTCGACCCCCTGGTGGTCAAGCTTGCGGTGCACATCGTCGCCGCGTACCAACCCCAGACGCGTGAGCAGGCCGACCTGATCGTCAAGACGCTGGCCACGCTCAGCTCGGGGAGGCTCTGACTCCTAGACGCAGACCTTCTAGTCGAGCCCCCGGCCCACGGTGGTCGGGGGCTCGTTCTATGCCGGTGTGCCGCACGTCCGACAGTCCGCCTTCTTCTGCTGCCCGTCCTTGTCAGGTGGCGCCACCTTCACGGGATCGGCGCCAGCCTTGACCTCCTTGACGTACGCGACCTGGTCTTCGCGCGATTCCTCAGCGACGCGGGTCGCCGTCGTGAGAGGTACGCGGCCGTCGGTGACGAGCTTCTGCAGCTCCTCCGTGCCGTCCTTCATCACCTTGCGAGCGCGATCAACGGTGCGAGGCTTGACGCTCAACAGCTCGGCGGCCTCATCGGTGGAGGAGGTAGAAACTCCGCCATATGGCGGAGTTTTCGGCCTTCCCTCCCCCGCGCTGCGCGAGCTTGGCCGCGATCATCGCCCGCTGCGCGTCCGTCAGGTGACGGCGGTGAACGTTGTGGCTGACGATGAACTTCACCGCGTCGCCCTCATACACC
This genomic interval from Streptosporangiales bacterium contains the following:
- a CDS encoding type 1 glutamine amidotransferase is translated as MSPTGHRSRRRAGKRSHRCRERPRMLGLVANVLVIEHEQGAGLCSFEPWFRSAGLEPDVVRPYAGDEVPSAPAHDALVVLGGRMGANDDAEFPWLAGAKRLLRSYVERSAPCLGICLGHQLLAVAAGGEVRRSPAGTQIGLREVGLLPAAAGDELLGGFAAGVRSVHWNADVVTRLPEGAEPLARSADGYPQAYRLGRAAWGVQFHPEVDVGGFAGWAAGEGAAQSRRGIDVPAAVSAVRAADDELAHTWRRLAVRFARLAATVTRY
- a CDS encoding ribonuclease D, which gives rise to MSQAVPDHAVAPDATDAAHDTVRLLEPRDGIPTVIERPADLHAALDRFAAARGPVAFDAERASGYRYGQRAYLIQLRRPDVGTLLIDPVTLPDLGVVTETFAEDEWVIHAAIQDLSCLAGVGLTPPRLFDTELAGRLLGYPRVALGTLVEALLGYTLEKGHASADWSTRPLPREWLAYAALDVELLVELRDHLEDELEEAGKLAWAREEFAALLAAPPRTERPDAWRRTSGIHKVRDARALAIIRAMWLTREELARTRDLAPGRVLSDDLIVAAALAAPATVDELRRVPGFGNRKIAASVQAWHRPIAEGLALPDRDLPRRRQHAADEPPPTKRWGSKQPEAAARLTAVRGVVTTLAEQHNLPQENLLPPAAVRQLAWQPPSRTDHDAVAAALRAEGAREWQIDLTAADIAHALT
- a CDS encoding iron transporter, with translation MLGNYLIGLREGLEASLVVSILVAYLVKTDNRAGLRPVALGIGAAVALALAFGGVLTFTASQLTFQLQEAFGGFLSLLAVGLVTWMIFWMRRTARRLKADIEGRLDRALQLGPTAIAVVAFVCVGREGLETALFLWTNILNSGSTLIPIVGAVLGLLTAVALAYLLYRRAVKINLARFFTWTGAFLIVVAAGVFAYGWHDLQEANILPGLSLLAFDVSGVISPASWYGILLKGTLNFSPTPTVLEAVMWVAYFVPTVIAFFWPSRKPRAGTSSASTGPAEPASAEH
- a CDS encoding DUF3000 family protein; the protein is MTVFGDTDGTPVEFRRAITSLRAASLRPEIQLDETPAPRRLAPYAVAMSADVVVAGDEELATGRFVLLHDPDAPDAWDGTFRVVSLVQADIEPEAAADPLLPAVGWSWLIDALDAWQAPYGNASGTVTRLAEESFGLDRPPTAKVEIRVSWTPHDTELGHHLSAWADLLCQAGGLPPVPPDVAILPGRSR
- the hemE gene encoding uroporphyrinogen decarboxylase; this translates as MTAVTDQLADAPFLRVCRGEPVPYTPVWFMRQAGRALPEYRRAREGVPMLEACRRPELVAELTLQPVRRYGVDAAVLFSDIVVPLHAAGVDVDLRPGVGPVVDTPVRSAADVAALPELDPSAVSFVGEAVGLLVERLGATPLLGFAGAPFTLASYLVEGGPSRHFERTRALMYGDPDTWHALLDRIAGITSAFLDAQVRAGASAVQLFDSWAGVLAQEDYRTFVLPHTRAVFAALPAELPKVHFGVGTGELLGDLADAGAGVVGVDWRVRLDDAAARVGPGVVLQGNLDPAACLGPWELVADRARDVLRYGGTADGHVFNLGHGVMPSTDPDILTRLVDLVHTESATTG
- a CDS encoding DUF4349 domain-containing protein; translation: MTHRTAPRRRRLYSAVAITLACVAAATACSAGDAMSGPSGDRAESRAAEPADTAVPGQTQGGSSREEGGSGKDEGGASKQAPVDDQLLTYTARLEVRVKNVADKSAEADRIVTQAGGYVENQQEYGERPEARTVTSRFRVPSDEYRRVLGRLTKLGTKTSSSQQVDNVTEAVADVDARVKSANASLSRLRSQMGKAEDLTEVLAVEREISQRQAELESLQARQRVLAKQVSHATITLELVGPKHAPDPDEAGFLPGLRAGWHGLAVFVTGALTVVGAFVPFLLIVVPLGVVTYAVVRRLRRSRKPSTPVEEPADA